A window of the Zeugodacus cucurbitae isolate PBARC_wt_2022May chromosome 4, idZeuCucr1.2, whole genome shotgun sequence genome harbors these coding sequences:
- the LOC105220914 gene encoding cell division cycle protein 27 homolog, producing MIIQEPVQAAIWHCLNFYDCKDAVFLSERLCCEVETDETIFLLATSYYRSNLIHQAYWLLKEKARRSPYCRFLQAKCAYQLKKYAESECVLVNGGFGDIKNLEDIAKEFGEIACFVLQLIAQICVKTERSKMAAEALRRALKLNPFMWQTFADLCHMGEYVDPATTFQISNTDIFNTCQGSANSNSMVLCGNGGQNVMLNESSSQYLSNIGINNPTSDVLINNTNNSSNYILCTPVEQQWQSQAQPNIITLQSLITPNNNSNNLNNSMSMLRGVNTANVSVGSSLQNSGMMMLEDTPVGYTTGNTNEHTSLNPIQNFDVGAGTPFRRQFKYLSAISPTTPSFGILPMHSPCAGDSSFIGTGHAQTNISVLNTPSPQTLMEANQEPKIIGKKMKSHVSSLINRKEGGTTTNKPAVFTQTGNVTPRTPNNQGGVSSGSLIPNAAVRRSSRLFSNSAYSVKENNKSPNITSNKFALPRSPPRKTKTRMPKISLNNELIEDKSININADKLNEKNARKDKEKVETITSATGHNRSIEDTKVLLNNSLNNAQTMAHHVLTLKKQSADGLMTLLKDLGEGFKLLTVYQCKAAIKHFETKIPKHHLCSSWVQSLIGLAHYELRAYESAISVFKDIHETEPHRLEYMEIYSSSLWHLQKEVDLSALAQDLINQDKTSPITWCVAGNCFSLHKEHETAIKFFKRAVQVDPDFVYSYTLLGHELVLTEELDKAADYFHAAVARDPRHYNAWFGMGTIYSKQEKYELAELYYIKALKINPQNSVILVHIGAMQYFMQKKEQALQTLNTAAMLDPKNPLARFHRGSIYFSLGKHQEALRELEELKEVVPKESVVFYLIGKIHKTLGNVDSALMHFSWATDLDPKGANNQLRDAFDSAVVPMFSPARNDQSVDADQDPEPTSDRSDDSTQAQQDINYDSDAY from the exons ATGATTATACAGGAGCCCGTACAg GCCGCCATTTGGCATTGCCTCAATTTTTACGATTGCAAAGATGCAGTTTTCCTGTCGGAACGTCTCTGCTGTGAAG tcgAGACAGATGAAACGATTTTTCTGCTAGCCACTAGCTACTACAGATCAAATCTGATACACCAAGCTTACTGGTTGCTAAAAGAGAAAGCACGACGTTCACCGTATTGTCGATTCTTGCAAGCGAAATGCGCTTACCAACTAAAGAAGTATGCTGAGTCCGAGTGTGTGCTGGTCAACGGAGGTTTTGGTGACATCAAAAATCTGGAAGATATTGCGAAAGAATTTGGCGAAATTGCATGTTTTGTACTGCAGCTGATCGCACAGATATGTGTGAAAACCGAAAGAAGTAAAATGGCTGCAGAAGCACTACGCCGGGCACTAAAACTCAATCCATTTATGTGGCAAACATTCGCCGATCTTTGTCACATGGGCGAATATGTTGACCCTGCTACCACGTTTCAAATTTCCAACACGGACATCTTCAATACATGCCAAGGCAGCGCAAATTCGAATTCAATGGTCTTGTGTGGTAACGGAGGACAAAATGTAATGCTAAATGAAAGCAGTAGTCAGTATTTAAGCAACATTGGCATAAATAATCCCACTTCGGATGTCCTAATAAATAATACCAATAATAGTTCAAATTACATACTTTGCACACCAGTTGAGCAACAATGGCAATCACAAGCACAGCCAAACATCATAACGCTCCAGAGTCTAATAACCccaaataataatagcaacaatttAAACAACTCCATGTCCATGTTACGCGGTGTCAACACAGCAAATGTATCGGTTGGCAGTAGTTTACAAAACTCTGGCATGATGATGCTGGAGGATACACCAGTCGGTTATACCACCGGCAACACCAATGAGCATACTAGTTTGAATCCCATACAAAATTTCGACGTTGGAGCCGGTACTCCGTTTCGCCGCCAATTCAAATACCTCTCAGCAATCTCACCAACAACACCTAGCTTCGGTATTTTGCCAATGCATAGCCCATGCGCTGGTGATTCCTCTTTTATCGGTACTGGTCATGCACAAACGAATATAAGCGTGTTGAATACACCTTCACCACAGACATTGATGGAGGCAAATCAGGAGCCCAAAATAATTGGCAAGAAAATGAAAAGTCATGTTAGTAGTCTTATAAATCGGAAAGAAGGTGGCACAACCACAAATAAACCTGCCGTTTTCACACAAACCGGTAATGTTACGCCACGCACACCCAATAATCAAGGCGGTGTTTCGTCAG GTTCACTTATACCCAACGCAGCCGTAAGACGCAGTTCTCGCTTGTTTAGTAACAGTGCCTATTCcgtaaaagaaaacaacaaatctCCGAATATTACTAGCAACAAGTTTGCACTGCCACGCTCTCCACCGCGGAAAACCAAGACGCGCATGCCCAAGATTTCTTTAAATAACGAACTGATCGAAGATAAAAGTATTAACATTAATGCGGACAAACTGAATGAGAAGAACGCACGTAAGGACAAAGAAAAGGTTGAGACAATAACATCAGCCACTGGTCACAATCGTTCCATCGAAGACACCAAAGTCTTACTGAATAACAGTTTGAATAATGCACAAACGATGGCACACCATGTGCTCACGCTGAAGAAACAATCGGCCGATGGTTTGATGACATTGCTAAAAGATTTGGGTGAAGGTTTTAAACTCCTCACAGTTTATCAGTGTAAAGCAGCGATTAAACATTTTGAAACGAAAATACCAAAGCATCACTTGTGCTCGAGTTGGGTACAGTCACTCATTGGTTTGGCTCACTACGAACTGCGCGCATATGAATCTGCGATTTCTGTATTTAAAGACATACACGAAACTGAACCACATCGTTTGGAATATATGGAGATATACTCATCGTCACTTTGGCATTTGCAGAAGGAAGTCGATTTATCGGCACTAGCACAGGATCTAATAAATCAAGATAAGACATCACCGATCACTTGGTGTGTAGCTGGGAACTGCTTCTCATTGCATAAAGAGCACGAGACGGCAATTAAGTTCTTCAAGCGGGCCGTGCAGGTGGATCCCGATTTTGTTTACAGTTACACGCTACTTGGCCATGAACTCGTGTTAACCGAAGAATTAGATAAGGCCGCCGACTATTTCCATGCCGCTGTTGCACGCGATCCGCGTCACTACAACGCGTGGTTCGGCATGGGCACTATCTATTCGAAACAGGAAAAATACGAGTTGGCTGAATTGTATTACATCAAGGCATTAAAGATCAATCCGCAAAATTCGGTCATTCTAGTGCACATTGGTGCCATGCAATATTTTATGCAGAAAAAGGAGCAAGCGCTGCAAACACTCAACACGGCCGCAATGTTGGATCCCAAAAATCCATTAGCACGTTTCCATCGTGGCTCGATTTACTTCTCATTGGGAAAGCATCAAGAGGCATTGCGTGAACTCGAGGAATTGAAGGAGGTGGTGCCAAAGGAGTCGGTAGTATTCTATTTAATtggaaaaatacataaaacgCTAGGTAATGTGGATTCAGCACTTATGCACTTCAGCTGGGCCACCGATCTGGATCCGAAGGGTGCAAATAACCAATTAAGAGATGCTTTCGATTCTGCCGTTGTACCGATGTTCAGTCCCGCCAGAAATGATCAGAGCGTAGATGCAGATCAGGATCCAGAACCGACATCAGATCGTTCGGATGACTCAACGCAGGCACAACAAGACATAAATTATGACAGTGATGCTTATTGA